From Streptomyces sp. NBC_00775, one genomic window encodes:
- a CDS encoding roadblock/LC7 domain-containing protein, with amino-acid sequence MAQNTGLGWLLDDLTGRVEHIRHALVLSNDGLVTGASTGLRREDAEHLAAVSSGLHSLAKGSGRHFGAGQVRQTMIEFDDAVLFVTAAGAGSCLCVLSAAEADIGQIAYEMTLLVNRVGEHLRVDARQPEGAPTVDL; translated from the coding sequence ATGGCGCAGAACACGGGACTTGGCTGGCTGCTGGACGACCTCACCGGGCGCGTCGAACACATACGGCACGCGTTGGTGCTGTCCAACGACGGGCTGGTGACGGGCGCGAGCACGGGACTGCGGCGCGAGGACGCCGAGCACCTCGCCGCGGTCTCGTCGGGCCTGCACAGCCTGGCCAAGGGCTCCGGCCGTCACTTCGGTGCGGGGCAAGTACGCCAGACGATGATCGAGTTCGACGACGCGGTGCTCTTCGTCACCGCCGCCGGCGCCGGCAGCTGTCTGTGTGTCCTCAGCGCCGCGGAGGCCGACATCGGCCAGATCGCCTATGAGATGACCCTGCTCGTGAACCGCGTCGGCGAACACCTTCGCGTGGACGCGCGGCAGCCAGAAGGCGCACCTACCGTAGACCTCTGA
- a CDS encoding DUF6397 family protein, whose amino-acid sequence MSGNTMTQSATSSLSRAARELELRRGEFDLALHLGCVRTVPDEGGGGRRVARTEIDRVRSEDGFPESLRERVKVVGTTEGAALMEVTTVRFTRLARLGLVVPVKFYLNRYRAVVWLYLAEELRQFTADKDNALMLSGRTPEGLRDQLEAGLDLRPRNWRGRHMGFLLRQAEDPWARAAVVASLLDPVQVAEIVSDPYERAYLNRFGPERASHGAPDSPAAHLASRIMTAEDPDEISWLRADLGQAVAEARELRAAPRPTAKAPPSVAVSLVASPPVASRPGPTAPEERPTAGEQLTTEDRPTTEDRPTTEDRPSTEDRPSTEESERSRRLLGWLRRRNP is encoded by the coding sequence ATGTCCGGCAACACGATGACCCAGTCCGCCACATCGTCACTCAGCCGCGCCGCACGAGAACTGGAACTCAGGCGCGGTGAGTTCGACCTCGCCCTGCACCTCGGATGCGTCCGGACTGTCCCCGACGAGGGCGGCGGTGGACGTCGCGTCGCACGCACGGAGATCGACCGGGTGCGCTCCGAGGACGGCTTCCCCGAGTCCCTGCGCGAGCGTGTCAAGGTCGTCGGCACCACGGAGGGCGCCGCCCTCATGGAGGTGACCACCGTCAGGTTCACGCGCCTGGCGCGCCTGGGGCTGGTGGTTCCGGTGAAGTTTTACCTAAACCGCTATAGGGCGGTGGTCTGGCTGTATCTGGCCGAGGAACTGCGGCAGTTCACGGCAGACAAGGACAATGCCCTGATGCTGAGCGGCCGTACGCCCGAGGGGCTCCGCGACCAGCTGGAGGCCGGTCTGGACCTGCGTCCTCGCAACTGGCGGGGACGGCACATGGGCTTCCTGCTGCGGCAGGCCGAGGATCCCTGGGCACGGGCCGCGGTCGTGGCGTCCCTGCTCGACCCCGTTCAGGTGGCGGAGATCGTCAGTGATCCGTACGAGCGGGCCTATCTGAACCGTTTCGGGCCCGAGCGGGCCTCTCATGGCGCACCGGACTCTCCCGCCGCACACCTCGCCTCACGGATCATGACGGCCGAGGATCCCGACGAGATCAGCTGGCTCCGGGCCGACTTGGGCCAGGCTGTCGCCGAAGCCCGGGAGCTCCGTGCCGCGCCCCGCCCGACAGCGAAAGCCCCACCATCCGTGGCCGTGTCCCTCGTGGCCTCACCACCAGTGGCCTCGCGACCGGGGCCGACCGCTCCGGAAGAGCGGCCGACGGCCGGAGAGCAGCTGACGACGGAGGACCGACCGACCACGGAGGACCGGCCGACCACGGAGGACCGGCCCTCGACGGAGGACCGGCCCTCGACGGAGGAGTCCGAGCGGTCACGGAGGCTGCTCGGGTGGCTGCGCCGCAGAAACCCCTGA
- a CDS encoding acyl-CoA thioesterase — protein sequence MTNPAERLVDLLDLEQIEVNIFRGRSPDESLQRVFGGQVAGQALVAAGRTTEGDRPVHSLHAYFLRPGRPGVPIVYQVERVRDGRSFTTRRVTAVQQGRTIFNLTASFHKPEEGSFEHQLPPAREVPDPESLPTVTQEIKEHLGALPEALERMARRQPFDIRYADRLRWTPEEIKDAEPRSAVWMRAVGPLGDDPLVHTCALTYASDMTLLDAVRIPVEPLWGPRGFDMASLDHAMWFHRPFRADEWFLYDQESPIATGGRGLARGRIYDLEGRLLVSVVQEGLFRAL from the coding sequence ATGACGAACCCAGCCGAGAGACTCGTCGATCTGCTCGACCTGGAGCAGATCGAGGTCAACATCTTCCGTGGCCGCAGCCCGGACGAATCACTGCAGCGGGTCTTCGGTGGCCAGGTGGCGGGCCAGGCCCTGGTCGCCGCCGGGCGCACCACCGAAGGCGACCGGCCGGTGCACTCGCTGCACGCGTACTTCCTGCGCCCGGGCCGGCCGGGCGTGCCGATCGTGTACCAGGTCGAACGGGTCCGGGACGGGCGGTCGTTCACCACCCGTCGTGTCACCGCCGTGCAGCAGGGCCGCACGATCTTCAATCTGACCGCCTCCTTTCACAAGCCTGAGGAAGGGAGCTTCGAGCACCAGCTGCCGCCGGCCCGCGAGGTTCCGGACCCGGAGTCGCTGCCGACGGTGACGCAGGAGATCAAGGAGCATCTGGGCGCGCTCCCCGAGGCGTTGGAGCGCATGGCACGGCGTCAGCCGTTCGACATCCGCTATGCGGACCGGCTGCGCTGGACCCCCGAGGAGATCAAGGACGCCGAGCCGCGCAGCGCGGTGTGGATGCGTGCCGTAGGGCCGCTGGGCGATGACCCGCTGGTGCACACCTGTGCCCTTACGTACGCGAGCGACATGACCCTTCTGGACGCCGTCCGGATCCCGGTGGAACCGCTGTGGGGCCCGCGCGGCTTCGACATGGCCTCGCTGGACCACGCCATGTGGTTCCACCGGCCGTTCCGCGCGGACGAGTGGTTCCTGTACGACCAGGAGTCCCCGATCGCGACGGGCGGTCGCGGGCTGGCCCGCGGGCGCATCTACGACCTGGAGGGACGCCTGCTCGTCTCGGTCGTCCAAGAGGGGCTCTTCCGGGCGCTGTAG
- a CDS encoding DEAD/DEAH box helicase has protein sequence MTLIDQLPQTADPDALYEAFESWAGERGLTLYPHQEEALIEVVSGANVIVSTPTGSGKSMIAAGAHFAALARDEVTFYTAPIKALVSEKFFELCKIFGTENVGMLTGDASVNADAPVICCTAEVLASIALRDGKHADVGQVVMDEFHFYAEGDRGWAWQIPILELPQAQFILMSATLGDVSMFEKDLTRRTGRPTSVVRSATRPVPLSYEYVLTPLTETLTELLATKQAPVYIVHFTQAQAVERAQALMSINMCTREEKDQIAELIGNFRFTTKFGRNLSRYVRHGIGVHHAGMLPKYRRLVEKLAQAGLLKVICGTDTLGVGVNVPIRTVLFTALTKYDGTRVRTLRAREFHQIAGRAGRAGFDTAGYVVAQAPEHVIENEKSLAKAGDDPKKRRKVVRKKAPEGFVGWTDNTFEKLIASEPEPLTSRFRVTHTMLLSVIARPGNAFEAMRHLLEDNHEPRKQQLRHIRRAIAIYRSLLDGGVVEKLDEPDAEGRIVRLTVDLQQNFALNQPLSTFALAAFELLDPESPSYALDMVSVVESTLDDPRQILAAQQNKARGEAVAAMKSDGVEYEERMERLQDVSYPKPLEELLFHAYNTYRKSHPWVGDHPLSPKSVIRDMYERAMTFTEFVSNYELARTEGIVLRYLASAYKALEHTVPDDLKSEDLEDLIAWLGEMVRQVDSSLLDEWEQLANPEEMTAEEAQEKADQVKPVTANARAFRVLVRNAMFRRVELAALDNVHELGEMDTDSGWDADAWGEAMDKYWDEYEDLGTGPDARGPKLLSIVEEPQNGLWRVRQTFADPNGDHDWGISAEVDLVASDAEGRAVVKVTDVGQL, from the coding sequence GTGACCCTTATCGATCAGCTGCCGCAGACCGCAGACCCCGACGCCCTCTACGAAGCCTTCGAGTCGTGGGCCGGGGAACGCGGTCTCACGCTCTACCCCCATCAGGAGGAGGCGCTGATCGAGGTGGTCTCGGGGGCGAACGTGATCGTCTCGACGCCCACCGGCTCGGGCAAGAGCATGATCGCCGCGGGCGCGCACTTCGCGGCGCTCGCCCGTGACGAGGTCACCTTCTACACGGCGCCGATCAAGGCGCTCGTCTCGGAGAAGTTCTTCGAGCTGTGCAAGATCTTCGGCACCGAGAACGTCGGCATGCTCACCGGCGACGCCTCCGTGAACGCCGACGCCCCCGTCATCTGCTGCACCGCCGAGGTGCTGGCGTCCATCGCGCTGCGCGACGGCAAGCACGCCGACGTCGGCCAGGTCGTCATGGACGAGTTCCACTTCTACGCGGAGGGCGACCGCGGCTGGGCGTGGCAGATCCCGATCCTTGAACTGCCGCAGGCGCAGTTCATCCTGATGTCGGCGACGCTCGGCGACGTCTCGATGTTCGAGAAGGACCTCACCCGGCGCACCGGCCGCCCCACCTCGGTGGTCCGCTCGGCGACCCGGCCCGTGCCCCTCTCCTACGAGTACGTGCTGACTCCGCTGACGGAGACACTCACCGAGCTGCTCGCCACCAAGCAGGCACCCGTCTACATCGTGCACTTCACCCAGGCCCAGGCCGTGGAGCGCGCGCAGGCGCTGATGAGCATCAACATGTGCACGCGGGAGGAGAAGGACCAGATCGCCGAGCTGATCGGCAACTTCCGCTTCACCACCAAGTTCGGCCGCAACCTCTCCCGTTACGTACGCCACGGAATCGGCGTGCACCACGCGGGCATGCTGCCCAAGTACCGCCGCCTGGTGGAGAAACTGGCCCAGGCCGGTCTTCTCAAGGTCATCTGCGGCACGGACACCCTCGGCGTCGGAGTCAACGTCCCGATCCGCACGGTGTTGTTCACGGCCCTGACGAAGTACGACGGCACCCGGGTGCGGACGCTGCGCGCGCGGGAGTTCCACCAGATCGCGGGCCGCGCCGGGCGGGCCGGCTTCGATACGGCGGGCTACGTCGTCGCCCAGGCGCCGGAGCACGTCATCGAGAACGAGAAGTCGCTCGCCAAGGCGGGCGACGACCCGAAGAAGCGCCGCAAGGTGGTGCGCAAGAAGGCTCCCGAGGGCTTCGTCGGCTGGACGGACAACACCTTCGAGAAGCTCATCGCCTCCGAGCCCGAGCCGCTGACCTCGCGCTTCCGCGTGACGCACACCATGCTGCTGTCGGTGATCGCCCGCCCCGGCAACGCCTTCGAGGCCATGCGGCATCTGCTGGAGGACAACCACGAGCCGCGCAAGCAGCAGTTGCGGCACATCCGGCGGGCGATCGCGATCTACCGCTCGCTCCTCGACGGCGGTGTCGTCGAGAAGCTCGACGAACCGGACGCCGAGGGCCGCATCGTGCGGCTCACCGTCGATCTCCAGCAGAACTTCGCCCTCAACCAGCCGCTGTCGACCTTCGCACTCGCCGCGTTCGAGCTCCTGGACCCCGAATCCCCCTCGTACGCCCTCGACATGGTGTCCGTCGTCGAATCCACCCTGGACGACCCGCGGCAGATCCTCGCGGCCCAGCAGAACAAGGCGCGCGGCGAGGCCGTGGCCGCGATGAAGTCGGACGGCGTCGAGTACGAGGAGCGCATGGAGCGGCTCCAGGACGTCTCGTACCCCAAGCCGCTGGAGGAGCTGCTCTTCCACGCGTACAACACCTACCGCAAGAGCCATCCGTGGGTCGGCGACCATCCGCTCTCCCCGAAGTCCGTCATCCGTGACATGTACGAACGGGCCATGACCTTCACCGAGTTCGTCTCCAACTACGAGCTCGCCCGCACCGAGGGCATTGTCCTGCGCTATCTGGCGAGTGCCTACAAGGCTCTTGAACACACCGTCCCGGACGACCTCAAGTCCGAGGACCTGGAGGACCTCATCGCCTGGCTGGGCGAGATGGTGCGCCAGGTCGACTCCAGCCTCCTGGACGAGTGGGAGCAGCTCGCCAACCCCGAGGAGATGACGGCCGAGGAGGCCCAGGAGAAGGCCGACCAGGTCAAGCCGGTCACCGCGAACGCCCGCGCCTTCCGCGTCCTCGTCCGCAACGCCATGTTCCGCCGGGTCGAGCTCGCCGCCCTCGACAATGTCCACGAGCTCGGTGAGATGGACACCGACTCCGGCTGGGACGCCGATGCCTGGGGCGAGGCGATGGACAAGTACTGGGACGAGTACGAGGACCTCGGCACCGGCCCCGACGCCCGCGGCCCCAAGCTGCTGTCGATCGTGGAAGAGCCGCAGAACGGCCTGTGGCGTGTCCGTCAGACCTTCGCCGACCCGAACGGCGACCACGACTGGGGCATCAGCGCGGAGGTCGACCTCGTGGCCTCCGACGCGGAGGGCCGCGCCGTGGTCAAGGTCACCGACGTCGGCCAGCTGTGA